CATCTGTTTGGTCGCCGACACGGACGAAGCGTTTGAACGGCATGAACAGCAAAAGAAAAATAGGGCGCTTCGCTGGGCCGGCATGCGGCTTGCCGAATACATCGGACAGTGCGTGCAGGATTTGGAACCGGAGGAGGTGGAGACGTATGAATTGCCGCCGCTTGCCCAACGGGGGGAGGAATTGCAGCGGCTACCCGGTGTGGTGTATGTACTACAACTGCAATCGCAAATGCTTGAAGAAGGGTACAATGCGCTGGTGTACGGGTGGGATGCCAATCACATGCTGCCGACCTTGATGCACCCGAACGAGCTGTTGGACGGCGCTGTCGTATCTGGCAGTTTCATGCCGTCTTCGTCCAAAATATCGACCTACCAGCATGTCAATAACGCAACGATCAAGCGGTTGATGAAAGAGCATGGAAAAACGATCCAATTCCTGGGCGTAATCGTGTCAAACCTGAATGTGCAGTTGCAGGAAAAGCTCCGCTCGGCCCTGGTTGTCCGCCAGTTGGCAACGATGCTGGGAGCGCAGGGGGCGATCGTTTGCGAGGAGGGATATGGGAATCCGGACGCCGATTTTATCGCCGTGATCAACGAGCTGGAGGATGCGGGAATCAAAGTGGTTGGCATCACCAATGAATGCACGGGCCGCGACGGCCGCTCGCAGCCGCTGGTCGATCTGTCGGAAAAGGCGGACGCGATCATCTCAACCGGCAATGTTTCGCAGCTTCTGCGGTTGCCGCCGATGGAAACGGTGATCGGGGATTTGCAGTCGCTGGCAAGGGACGGCAACTCCGGTGGTTGGGAAGGGTGCGTCAAGGAAGACGGATCGATTGAGATGGAAAATAATGGAATTTTTTGCGCGGACGCCAATACGGGGGAGTACTACAAAACGGTTGTCGAGTATTGAGAGGTGAAGCGGATGAAAAGGGCGATCCATTATATCAATCAATTTTTTGGACAAATTGGCGGGGAAGAGAAGGCGGACCATCCACCCGAAATTCGGGAGGGGGTAGTGGGGCCCGGCATGTTGTTGAAAAACCTGCTGACGCCTGAGGTT
This genomic window from Effusibacillus pohliae DSM 22757 contains:
- a CDS encoding glycine/sarcosine/betaine reductase component B subunit; the encoded protein is MRLEIGNFYVRDVVFGAKTAYQNGVLTIDKEESIRVVREDEHITDVDIVIAKPGDRIRITPVKEAIEPRCKVSGGVLFPGVLNKLVPAGNGRTHALKGSCVLAVGKRWGGFQDGLIDMSGPGAKQTIFSQLINICLVADTDEAFERHEQQKKNRALRWAGMRLAEYIGQCVQDLEPEEVETYELPPLAQRGEELQRLPGVVYVLQLQSQMLEEGYNALVYGWDANHMLPTLMHPNELLDGAVVSGSFMPSSSKISTYQHVNNATIKRLMKEHGKTIQFLGVIVSNLNVQLQEKLRSALVVRQLATMLGAQGAIVCEEGYGNPDADFIAVINELEDAGIKVVGITNECTGRDGRSQPLVDLSEKADAIISTGNVSQLLRLPPMETVIGDLQSLARDGNSGGWEGCVKEDGSIEMENNGIFCADANTGEYYKTVVEY